The genomic stretch CTAAAGCTTTTTCATCTAACCCTTGATATTCTGGGGGGGTTAAGGTTCGCCAGTTAAGTTCACCAGCTTCTAATTGTCGCCGAGTATAACCCAAAAGATGTAAAAGGGCATTATTGGCTTCTATAATTTCACCCGATTTTGTCCACACTCCAATACCAACCGCATTACATTCAAATATCCGCCGAAAACGAGCTTCACTATATCGTAGAATCTCCTCGGTTTGTTTGCGTTGGGTAATCTCTTGGAAATAAACCGCTAATCCTTCTACACAGGGATAAGCTTTGAGTTCTAACCAATTTTGTTGAGTCTCATAGAAGGCTTCCCAACTCAAGGTTTGTTGTTGGGTAATAGCCTGTTGTAACGGAGTCGCGAGAAACGGTAGGGTTTCCCAAAGAATTTGCTCTTTTAAAGTTGAAGGGGACAGTTGTAGAATTCGAGTTGCAGCCGGATTCAGGTAGAGACAATAGCCTTGTTGATCTAAGATAACAAACCCGTCCGTAATTTGATCGAGAATATTCACCCCATCCCAATTCATCCCTTGGGTTTCCGTCCCTTCTGAGGCAATTCTACCCTTTCGCTTGGTTTTGTCCGAGCTTTTTGAAGACTGCCAGATTTTGGGGGTTAACGGTTCTTTTCGGTCAGTTTTCCCTTGAGGAGATTGGGAAACAACGGGCGCAGGAGCATCCATCATTGTCACATCCTTGCTGGTCTCAGGGGCAGGGGTGATATTGGGGTAAGCTTCCGAGAGGATAAGAGATGGTGTCATTCTAAGTTATGTGCAGAACAGTATATCTTGGGAGATCGGCAGGTTTGAATAGAGGGAATTAAAGCCATAAAAAGTTATTCCATGTATGTTGAACTCAGACTTAATTTGAGGGTTTACTCAATGAACATCCCCCTATAGAATGAAAAATAAACCGAATTCCTCCTATTTTTCGTCTCTCTTAGGATAGAAATTATTCAAAATTGTCATCGATTTTTAAATTAGCTTAAAGATCAAACTTGATGTTATGTTCTCTCAAAAGATAGATTGAAGCTTAGTCAGAATTGGGAGTATAACGATAAAAGGTTAGCTTTGGAAGTTGGAGATGGGGCTCAATGAATTCCTGAAGCAGGATAAACCCTTAACTTGAGACTATTAACCGACAACAGATCATTGATTAAAGCCTAAAGGAGGTTGTGTGGTTAGTTGGAGAACGGTTTGGCGACTGCTCAAAGAAACGTATCAAGAATGGAGTCAAGATAATGCCTCGCAATTGGCAGCAGCTTTAGCTTATTACACCGTATTTTCTTTAGCTCCTTTATTGGTTATTGTTGTCGCAATTGCGGGTTTTTTCTTAGGGGAAGAAGCAGCACGGGGAGAATTGGTTGGACAAATTCAAGGGTTAGTGGGGAAAGACGGAGCAACCGTTATTCAAACCGCATTAGAAAATACCAACCGTCCGGGGGAAGGAAATGGAATTTTTGCATCCTTAGTAAGTCTTGGCTTTTTGATTTTTGGCGCGTCAGGGGTCTTTGTTCAGTTACAAGATTCTTTAAATACAATTTGGAATATTACAGCTAAACCCACAAATGCAGTGGGAAGTTTTGTTAGAAAACGAGCATTATCTTTTGCTGCGGTGATTAGTATTGGATTTTTATTATTAGTTTCTTTAACGGTTAGTGCCGTATTAACAGGATTAAGTCACTATGCCAGTG from Planktothrix tepida PCC 9214 encodes the following:
- a CDS encoding YihY/virulence factor BrkB family protein — protein: MVSWRTVWRLLKETYQEWSQDNASQLAAALAYYTVFSLAPLLVIVVAIAGFFLGEEAARGELVGQIQGLVGKDGATVIQTALENTNRPGEGNGIFASLVSLGFLIFGASGVFVQLQDSLNTIWNITAKPTNAVGSFVRKRALSFAAVISIGFLLLVSLTVSAVLTGLSHYASELLPGADSLWQLLNLIVSFAVTTLLFALIFKYLPDVLITWNDVLIGAMITALFFTLGKSLIGMYLGSSSFSSTYGAAGSLVIFLTWIYYSVQILFFGAEFTQVYTRHYGSNIIPDRHAEFKS